The following nucleotide sequence is from Mugil cephalus isolate CIBA_MC_2020 chromosome 18, CIBA_Mcephalus_1.1, whole genome shotgun sequence.
GGGAGTGGCTCCATTAAGTACACAGACTGATAAGAAGAGATTCTGACCTTGAGCTTCAGACACTTTCTCCCACAAAGCAACGGACAGAGATGCAACCTTGTCTTACGGGTCTTTAAAGGAAGCTTTGTCGAAATGAGGATTCATTGTACAAATGCGAGTCGACACCAAGGCCAAATACGAAACAGACACATGATAAGATGGATTAAGTATGGGCTTGGCAAACTGATTCATTGTtgcagcatctttttttttttttttcttctggaatATGTTCTCGGTTAAACGTTCAACATTAAGCGAGAGCCAAGGCTCGGAGGCTCCAGATGCTTTGCAGGGGCAATCAAATCAGAATCTCTCAGTCTTAAATCTCTGTGCATGCGTGAGGAAGCTGGCATGCTGATCAACTTGCTTGGCACACAACACACCTCCTTTCTCAGTCTCAACAGACCAAGAAAACAAGATGGATCCTGAGACAGAGCTCCACCATggggcctttttctttttttgagtgtCTTTATAGGAAATGAGAAAGCAAGGCTACAAAAGACTGGCTGTAACCAGCTTGTTTGTTAAAGTAACGAGCTGCATttccagtttaaaatgtgtctcaatCACATGCTCTAGGGGTGTTGCTGTGACAAACTCTTTGTGACCTTGCAATACAAACGGCAACTAAAACCCACAATGCCCCGGTGCAGCTCCCTGCATTGAAGCCTATCAATATTATGAGACCGGCTCCggttacacaaacactgtgtgaTTCCCAGTGCACAACACTCTGATCAACACCAGGCTTTTGTTGCTCTTCTACATGGATCCATATGATGGCAGCACACAGAGGATTTAACTGGTCTACCAAAAACACCTCAACCATCAGGGTTTCAACTGTGCCACTGGTAAaatgcagcaacaaacacaacccCAACACACTCTGCAGTAAAGTGAAGCAGCCGACTATTCTTATCAGCACACAGCACAAACCCTTCAGCTCTGCATAATGGTTTGCATTCTTAATATGCCATTATAGACCCAAAAGAAATCAAATCCATCCAGCGCAGGTGCTCCAGCTTTGCACCAGCAACTCCAGCTTACACAGAGGGCATGCTCAGCCTGGGGAGAACAGGCTGGTGTGCGCCGAGTCttgtttgcccccccccccgccactGAAATGTAATGTGTGATGTGGCATGCAATGAGGCCCTCAGTCCCAAAACAAACGTGGTATGATTTCTGAAGGCTGATTCATAGTCAACGTAAAAGGCAAGCGTCACAAAACGTGTAGTCAGATTTTTTTGGTGCATGTAATACCATCGGCCACCATGGGTGGCGGTAAGGCACTTACTATTTACCACTTTGatatacaacagaagaagactgaaCCATTACAGGTGAAGAGGAGAAACTATTGTGTGGAAAAATGTGGGGCACATAAAAGTGGGAGATGGCCACCACCTCATCTTATTGCATACTGCGTTTCTGCGTTTTTATCAGCCAGttgagcagaaaacaaaataatgcacTCCTCTTCCTCAGTGGATATTTTTGCAATGGCTCCGGTGACTCCTGCACCTCGTGGTCAGTGCGTTACTTTGCGCCCATGTGGCTCGCATCCACTGTGTACACAGTATGTCTacttaataattaaatgaagtgCGTCGCTTGCTTGCGTCAACCATGAACCAGCCCTGACCCGGCtacatgtcatgtttgtgtACCCCTATTCCTATTCTAACCTGCCAGTGGGGGAAATCAACAAGGAGACCAAATGATTGATTCCACCGAGTTTACGACTATTGATAAACACTTTCATTATTCTGACATATATTGATTGTGTTGGCTATAAACTACGCACAAATGTCTGATGTACAAATGAGTGTTTGTAGCCCTTCGGAAAATCCCTCCATTAAGATGTGTTTCTTGTCCTTCTTGACACTATCAAATTATAAAAAGAGTAATAAAAATGTTCCTTATGTTCGCTCTGAGTTTTCTCATATGACTATTTAGAAAACGCTTTCCCCACGGTACCATCAGAAAGGCAAAACCGTtctaaactatttaaattaatttccaaTAATTTGACCAATGTGACCCACTGGATCCCAGCCCAGtgtcattattatttccattcCATTAATGAGTCAAAGTCTTGAGTATACTTGTATATTGTGATTGTCCTGTGCTCCCTCTCCATCCAGTGCCAACAGTGAGAGGAATGTACTGCATGCAGGTGGCGTGTTGCCCCCCTGGTGTCACAAGTGAAATGTCGCGGCGTCAGCTCACCTGAAGGCCCGTCCTCTGCCTCTGGGGGGTGTGTAGCCACTGTAGTAGCGTGCACGCGACGAAAAGTTTCCTCCCCGTGATCGGAACCGAGCCCGTGGAAAGCCGCGGTCTGTGGTGCTGATGCCCGGTCTGTTTGTTCTCTTAGCGCCAACCTGACGAGGGACGAGGGACactcacatcaacaacacaagCCGAACCGTCCGCACTTTCAGGTTTGTTAACAGACTTGTTCTTTTTACCTTTAGCAGGAATAAAACTTTCCTTTCAGTTTGTATCTGTTCTCGTTTCTAAGGTTGATTTATTTGTGATTGGTTCCTATCATGTGTCACAGGGACAAAACATTCCAGTGTCAATATTAGGAAAACTAAACTTACTAAAGCAAGATACAACAGACCTTATCAGGAATGTGACCAAATATTAAGCCGATCATTAAGTAAGTATGTCAGGCACTCTAACCAGACTGAGCTAAAGTATGCATGTACCCACCCAGACAACCAGGGcgacaaaaactaaacaactaggacaacaaaaaataatgtgGTTTTAGTGGCGTTAGCTAAACTGAATCAAACGTGCTTCCTCTTTAACTGTTGTATTGTAGTAGGAGCtcagtgtttttataaattCTGGCTAATTATGTGTTCTGAGTTAGACAATTCCCACCGATGTGTGAAGCGTGTCACTTTCTGTGCCACGCTGACCCACAACCTCTCATATCTTAACGTAAAAACCAATCAATACATTTATATAGGTTTAATTTGAAAACCGCTTACCTTTATCTGCCTTCCTCTGAAGAGGGACTCGTCCAAAGCCATGGCCGTCCTAACAGACTCTTTGTCTGCAAACTCAATATAGGCAAACctaaagagacaaataaaatgtgtcatgcACACATAGAGGCACACAGCCCTGACCTCACTGAGCTCAtgtgtagtttatttttgtcGTCGCTTTATCTACTAGTTTTGTCACCGTGTTCTTGTATAGCGGttattctgtttgttgtctctgtcctatttaatgtctttttggcAGTagttttcttgacttgtgctgctgtagcatttgaatttccccaattgggatcaataaagttagaaatattcaaatgcaaaaagaaaaccacacacAGCTATAAATAACAACTTGAAAATATTTAGCTGTACAGATCATTACAGTTAGTTTACAGGTGAAGTCTTTAGTTTCCTTAACAGAAGACTCTCAGCTGGCATGTGTTTGCCAAGACTCACAAAATGAACTGCGGTTTGTACCTGGCACCAACTTCTATAGAGcattatttcaacaaatgacaTCACAGTGCAGCCAGCTCTAGTAAATCTGTTcatatatcatttttattatatatttgatAATCACACGCCATCCACCccacacacccactcacacacagcttAGAGAAATAGTAAAACGTAACATGTGTTATTACCCCTTGGGATGCCCTGTGTATTTGTCACATAGGATGGTGACTCTGTTTACTGAACCGCAGCCATGAAAGTGAGCCTCGAGCTCTTCTGCCGTGGCACCGTAGTCCACCTGAAGATGTAAGGCACAGGGGTTAAACATCACGAGAGCAGCCTCAGGAATACTTGAAAACCCTAAACAGATGGTAAATGGCTACTGAAAACGATTTCATCCTTagagcttatttatttatctgagaCAGAACATGGTTAAAAGGCTGAACAAAAAATCCTTCTGCAAACTGATTCTAATCCACATATAAACGGAAGGTAGAAACTGGATGAGGAAGGTCAAACCGCTGGTCAGCTTTCACTAAAACTAGAACAAGGGACAACATTTATTCCTACTATAACAGGACAACCTGCAAAAGAGGCAATTGCTGATACCAGAGACAGGGAGTATAAAACGAGCATTGTCTGAATGCTCGACTAACTCGCAGAATTATGgagtagaaaaaagaaaagcactggACCATGGGGTAAACATAATAAGGGTACAGAGTAATTAAATTAGTCATGCAAAGATAGAATATCCcataacaaaatatattaaaagtcCCACAGCAATCAAGACCTTAATCCAAGACACATGTCAAAGCTGGTCCTACTCCAAcctttttaacacacacaatatattatGATTTTCACAATGTTTTcgtcatttttctttgtcatcctAAACACTAATAATAACCAAGAAACACTGTGGCTGAAATAGCGCCCGTATGAGACAAAGAGACTTCGAGGTACTCACATTTCCAACATAAATAGATCTGCCATCTGCTTCCATCTTTTCCTCAATGGACATGATGACGGGGCCAACtgcacagaggacagaggaaatATACATGAGcaaccaaatatatatatattttttttagtaaaacagTGTGTCCACTTCCACATGTAGTTTAATACACCCTGTATCCATGCTTCAAGATCTAAAGGCAATATTACATTTCATTATGCGTTTTGTTAAGCTAGGAATTACACCTGGTGTTTTAGATAACGCTCcttgtatatttacagtattgttGTTCAGTTAATAAATGCCTTTATGTTTAAGTTCTCATTTCTAACCCATTGTGACCTTTAAATTCATTGGTCAGTCTGAAACTgtcttcacacacaaaaaaaaaaaaaatagtccctTGTACTCCCTTTTTATACAAGAGAAAACATATCTGTTCAACATCCACAACATATAGCTAGTGCAAGATTATTCTACTGAAAGCTTTCTGATTTCCATTTGGAATCTGTGTGATATTGATCAGTCATATTTGAGCAGGCTTTGCCCTTTAAAAAGTAGAGCGCTAAAGAGGCCAAACACCTCTATATATCCCTCTGGAcatcatgttgtgtttgtgaagcaaATCTATTGGACCAAGCTGTTGTAGTGTTTTCAAACTGCTTGAAAGACAATAATTTACACACAACTCCATTGTTGTATCTGAAATTGCTAACCAACAGTTGTCTATTATATAGATGTCCTCCGACTAAACTAGAAACACCAAAATACAGCTGTCATCACTGCCAGAAAACTGATGGgacttgtttcttttctttaaaaacctCCCATACCTGGACCAATAATAAGTATCAAAAGAATATTGTTTAAACTATTCTAATGATTAGACTGTTCATTTTCAGTAGCGTTTAAAATGTGATTGTGGCGTTTTTCTTTCACAAGATAATTGGAGTGATTGGGGGATGTGAAGGCGGGGCACTGGTGTAccaaaggggagaaaaaaagacaaacgcACCTGGTGGGGGGCTGAGATTCATCTGTTTCTCCACCTCGTTCTGTAGCTCCTTCAGcttctctgcctcttcctccatctctctcactCTGGCTTTGATTGCCTCCAGCTCCTGCAAGACAGACACGCTTTTCATCAGCAGCCGTCAGCACATCACGTTCACGGAAAGACGCGTTAATCACCAGTGACGTAATCGTACAATGTGAACCGAGATCTAACACCAGGTCCAAGAAAAGCcgtctaataataataataataataatcatcaacCCCGCGGGTGTCTGGTATGGTAGCACGGATAAGGAGAACATGTCATAATCACACTCAGTCCAAAATATCATAAAACATAATGATGCAAAtataatttttgtattttaaaataaattcaaacatgCGACATCTAAAAATGTACTGACTGATCATGCAGCTTATCTGTAGTAATACACCCCcctactccccccccccaaatatttttacagcttcATAAAATCCAGCCTGCGACTTGAAAGCTGACCTTAAAGCCTTTAAAAGGACATTtctcattatatatatatatatttaacatacTTAGCATACATAGCATTAGCATACTTATATTTAGCATTGGTGAGCACAAAGCCAAGGCTACTGCTGAGAGGCCCGCAGTGTCTGAAACCAGATAACCAATTAGCTCAAATATCAAGCAAAGGCAGATATGCGTCTTATTCTTTAagtcaaaaactgttttttttttaaaggtcaaTCAATTTTGAACTCTATCTTGCAAGCCTGATAACAAACATATTAATATGTGGATGATAGATTAatcactaaaaaaaatgaatttgatgCCACATTGAAAGAACTGTAATTCAAGAGCGTTCTTGGAGGCTTTTTAGGTGGCGATTAGTATCGGATCTGACGGATCTAACCCACTAAGCATCCACTGCCTGCAAATTaaaaaggcacacacacacacacacacacacacacacacacacacacacaccgggtAGCTGCTGTGCCCTCACGTGAGAACAGACCCTCCTGTCTGACAGTGGTGCACTGCAGCACAGTGGGAGTCACTCCAGCTCCATCCAGGGCCATCGCCTATTCTGACAGGATTTGTGGTATAAAAGCTCTTTGTACGTCTGGGTGCAGTAACACAGATGGACCACATTAAATTCACATCTCCTTGCCACAACGGAATGAACCGACACCGACACACTGCAGGTGATGAAAACCGAACCACAATTTTCAGCATCCTCGCATCCATGTGCTTGATAATCGGTGCACATACCAGCAAGCTTGAGAAATACAGAGATAACAGATCGGAAGGGAGCAATTCACTCGAGTAATTCAGATTCGCCCATCTACGTTTGTGCCTCTTATTTTCCTTTGTCGCATATTCAGTGCAACCTCTTTCAATCCCCTCCTCCCATCTCTCATCCCCATTGCTCCGGCTAAACGGCGAAGGATGCAAACCCAGCCCCTCAAATACCGCAGCCCCCTCTTCTTCTGCGCCGCATGCCGCGCTCTCACTGGCCGACAACCTTAAAAGCCCACCTGGTCTGGACACGCTGCGtggagaccattaccagggaaTATGTGCAATGCGACGGGGAACGACGTTTGGGCCGACGAACGCACACCGTGCATCTTCATCCGCGATACAGAAGACAGCGAACGTTGTGTCCCACCGATGCACATTACTGCCCGCCGTCGTCCAAAATAGCCGCAAAGATGGACATGATGGACACGTCTGCCACATCCACCATAGCTTTGTTAAAACCTGACAGTCGGTTAGCCTTTCAAGGTCCTGTTAtaacacaataaatatgaacGAATGCGCCAATAATAGCCACTCCCAGCATCTTATGGTGCAAATGCCGCATTTTACCCACTTGCTGGTGATCACAAATAACGGATCCGCTGGTTATTTTAGCTGCAAAGAGCTAACATTAACACTagcttgctgctgctgctgctgctatccTCGCTCATTTACATGTGCACCCACCGGCAAAGAAAAGGCAGCCGCAGCCAGCCTAACCGTGAAGCTGAAGGGAATAAAATATGTCGTTACCGTTAGCAGGTCGCCTTCTCGAGGAGGTAGACTCGCACAGCGGCGGCTAATGGCGGCGGCCTGTCCTACCCTCGCCCCTGACGGTCTCCTGCATCTCCGTCTCGCATTTTTTTGCGACAAGGATTTCCCCCCACCCCAACGGCTCGAGCCGTTCCCTGGCGCAGAGAAACTGGCGTCGCTGTTGCGCCAAGATGGCTGCCGACACCACGCATGTCACCACCCATTTCTACTGCACTGCGTGAACCACAATGGCGGTTCATATCGACCTGGCGATAGCAGTAACGCACACGGCATGTGACCCATGATctatgggtaaaaaaaaaaaattctacaaATGGGTTACGTGCTTTCACCAACTGATCCGGTTCGGCGATAACGCGTCCCATTATGAATGTGGGTCTAACTGTTGAAACAATGCCCTTCACTTACCGGGTCTTCAATTGCGGCCTCTCCTTCTTCTAACCCCGGTTCTTCGTCAGCGACTCCCGGGTCTTCCAGCTCGGGATGTCCGGGGTCTGAATCTAGTAAGGATTCCTCCGTCAGTCCATTACCGAACTCCGCCATCGCTCTGATCCAACTGTACCGACGCGCCTCGTGGCCAAACCAACGTTGCAGGCCCCTACTCACACACAAGGGGGTAGAGTGAGCGGGGCggcggaaagaaaaaaaacggcGGAAAACGCCGCTTACTAAAGTTAAAATGGGGAATAAAACGCTAGCTTAAGATCTAGCCACTACTCAGACGGCATACCACGAAGGACAGGGACGACTGTTTCACTCGCTACCTTTAAACAATGGTGCTAATTTACGACAGAAAGCCTAGTTTATTTACTTGAATGTGTATATAAGAAGAGGCGAGGACTCTAGCAGCGGCGTCCCTTCAGTTCAGAAATGGAAGCCAGGGGCGGAGTCATGGATCACTGCGGGCGTAAAACCGCCACTCCCATTGGTCAGTAGAATACTAGAGCCCGCCCCCTTCGCTGTCTACCGCGTTCCTATTGGATACATCAACAGGACTTTCCGGTTACTAAATCGGATGCACGTTTTTGATTGGTTCACCTTCCTGTCAATCATATCTTTATCAGTCTTAAGTAAACTGGAAAAGCCAATTGTTCAGCAAATTAATTCCAAGCACATTTGAGTGTCTTAGAAATTGTCTTTCCCCAGTGtgttatttgtttaaatatgccaCTGATGTTAAATCCCAGCTTACTAGTCAGACATTTAAAGATTAGGgacaaactaaataaacaaatgcccCATTTGAGCTGCAATCAGACACTCGCTTAGTTGTtcaactgattttatttcttttctgtatATCAAAGAAAGCATAATGGAgaccaaacacaaaaaaggcaGGTACaagtgaggaagaaaaaaataagcttAATCAAAAATCTAACAATTCATAACCACACTGCCACTATTATTGTTCAATATTCATAGGAATACCatactcttgtttttttttttttttgttttgttttttatagcaGAGGTGGCATTTAAAACCATTATGgagcaataataattaaaaacagtgATGAGTAGTAATAATAAATCGTATAAGTAGTAGTACAGTTATAACAATAGTGATAATCAAAGTGACAATGgaacataagaataaaaagcaGATCTCCATAAAAATGTATCTAGTTTGGACAGTGCAAcaccgtgtctgtgtgtgtgcgcatgtgtgtgtaatccCAGTCTTGAGCTTCGAGCACTCCAGTCCTTGCTTTACACACAAGATACAGTTTCCAACAGGAGTACAAATTATTACTCGTCAAAGGACATCGTTACCCTCCTTGTTTCAAAACCACACCAAGTGACTTGTTGTAATGGCTGTGTTCGTCCGAAATGTCTGTAGCTTGTGCAAAAAATTGTGGACTAGTGCAAGTGTCAAGCCGTGGGACGTCCTTTACAGTTTGCATTTACGAACAcctctcctgctctctgtcGACCTAAAGATTGCTTTTTGGTTTTTGAATGACAGAAAGCAACGGGAGGATTACTTTGGAatatcagttatttttttttaatatatttctttacaaaagtttatgttttagttttgcattttgttaaaaCTATCAATAGCAACATTAATATACAACTTAAATTGAAGGAAAACATCTTTAGTATGTTATGTGTCCTTCAACACAGCACCATCTTATTAGCTCTCAgtcaatacatttttgtttcctaATTTGCTTCCTAGAATCGAGTATCCACTAGTGCCTTGAAAGCACTAGTAATACCCGACTGTCTCCCTTGTTGTGGTTTCCACGTATTGGATCTCATTTCACAGCACATACACTACCAGAATCACATATTCTGATCCAAAAGAGAGGACAGGAAACCCAATTCAAACCCTGTTCTCTCATCTCTACAGGTTTGAATTTTGACCTAAACATAAATGCCAGTTTGAACAGCTTCTATTGTCCTTTGTATAAATACTGACGCAAATATAACAAGTACTTAAGTTTCCCGACTTGTACATAGTATTTATGGAAAAGAAACTGTAAGTAAATTTAGGAAATCAGTCTGACCCTTTGTGCCAGATGGGGGGTGAATTTAACTCACCAACATTAATCGAGGTTCACCTGGATTTAAATTTATATACCTGGTGGTGTTTCCTCTTAAGGCTGTCATATTTCTAACACATCTACAGTAGGTGTAAAACATTTATCTTCCCCAACAGGTCTGAAGAGCTACCTTCCAAAATGAGACACATTTGGGTGGAAACCGAAATTTACAGAATCAATAAAACTTGATGTAAAAAGCACAACAGTTGGTAGTTATAGTCCTTGGCCAAGAGAATGCAGACGATTTAACAGGCAGGATTTGCTATGTTCTAGATACAGAATAGAGGAAACGGAAACACCCCCCTAAAAAGTTAATGTATTAGCATTTTGGAACGAAGCTCTTCTTCATTTATATACCCAGGTCAGATTTGCACATTATGGTCACTCCTAAAGCAGGTTTCATTTgattagcaaaaaaaatcaaatttatttcATGTGATTTTATATTAAGGCATCCAACATGCATTAATGTATCTTTCCATAAAAAGACACCTGCATCAGAATgcttaaaaacatttcaaacaatgtaaaatgtgtcaaaGTGCGGTATGCCAAAGATTCTGCTTTCCCCAGCCTCTCTTTTTGCGCCGTCTTTTTGGATTGTCGTGAAACTATGAACATGTAAATGGGGGAATATTCAACAGCCCTATGCACTCTAAAGTACCTCTTTTATATCCCAAATGAGAAGACAACACTCTTCAGATCACACTCCTGTAGCAATTAAAAAGGTGTCAGTCAAAGCAAGTTCTTCCTCTCCCAATGGTTCAGTCCAGTCATTTCCAAGCAATCTTTGCCCTTAGTGAAAGTAGACATGAGGACAAAAAAATCCACAGGAGCAAACTGGGAGTTATAAATGTATTTCATGTTATTATCCCAAAAAGCGTTTCCGGGCCCATCGCGGCCACTGCCAAAAAGGAAACTCTTGCATCAGTCTTTAGGGCAGAACAGCTCAAAGCATGGCAAGTTGAGTGCCTTTACAAATTATAGGAAGGTCATAGAAGTATAGCAATACATAACCACAGGGTTAGGACCAAAAATGTATGGATAAAGTGTGTGAAGACTGAGGGGAAACTTGAGAACGTTCATCACTTATCAGAGAGCAACTGATGAAGTGACAAGCAGCATGGAAAGAGTCTGCTATTGTATCCGATTCCAAGGGGAACTCTATAGATTAACGGATATCGAGTCAGTGAAGGTTGAGCGAAGGACAGCGGGTGCAGGGGAAGCCAACGTCAAAAACTAAAGAATATTAGTTTTTGAGGATTAGTGCTCAAATTTGTTTATTAAAATCTGAGGAGCCCAAATGGGTCCAACAATAGTCAGTGTGCAGACCAATCCTGATCTGAGTCTTTAACTGTTGCTGGTGGCCGTCGTTGGAGGCAACTCGATTACAATCTCCTCCCCAGAACCGTCAGCGGAGCTGGTTACAGTAGTGGAAAGAGACACCTGTGAGCCCGGCACGACACTGCCGGGCCCGCCGTTACCGGTTCCGTTCTTGTTCACGAGCGCCGTCGGCTGGCCAAAGTTAGTGGTTCTGAGGGTCGCCAGGTGACGAGGGGAGAAAACGTGGGCCCTCGCCGCAGCCCAGGACTCGAAGGAGACGTTGCAGGCGTCGCAGCGGCCCGTCAGGGTCTCCTTCGGCGCTGGCTGGCCAGCCACCGGGGAAGCTGGGGGTTCAGTAACTGTCAGCTGGACAGGCTTGGGCAGGATGGGTCGATTGGCTTTGAGAGCGTTGTACTGCAGGTAGCTCCCTGAGCTCATGTCCACCTTCCCGCCAGACAGAGGAGACTGAGAATTGGAAAAGAGAGGCAGAACCAGAGTAGAAGATGAaaagtgagtgtgtttttgaCTGAACAAGCCAGCATTCAAACGATCGATAATTGTAATAGGTACATTTTCAAAAGTTGTAGTTTTGATAATGCATTCATTAAGCGTACATTGTACTAATCTAATTCTGTACTGTCAAATATCTTCAGtggattacaaaaaaaaaaaaaacatttcgcTTTATCCATTTTCCAGCTTCTCAGACAATTTTGTAGGTTGTACAAAACATAATTTGAATGATTTgttcagc
It contains:
- the pabpn1 gene encoding polyadenylate-binding protein 2 isoform X3; this encodes MEEEAEKLKELQNEVEKQMNLSPPPVGPVIMSIEEKMEADGRSIYVGNVDYGATAEELEAHFHGCGSVNRVTILCDKYTGHPKGFAYIEFADKESVRTAMALDESLFRGRQIKVGAKRTNRPGISTTDRGFPRARFRSRGGNFSSRARYYSGYTPPRGRGRAFRFQDQWRLTTPPQVAPAPPTVSAASLSLSAPAMHTHPILSVWGGGGGGQGDHRPAAGGIYYNSKR
- the pabpn1 gene encoding polyadenylate-binding protein 2 isoform X1, with protein sequence MAEFGNGLTEESLLDSDPGHPELEDPGVADEEPGLEEGEAAIEDPELEAIKARVREMEEEAEKLKELQNEVEKQMNLSPPPVGPVIMSIEEKMEADGRSIYVGNVDYGATAEELEAHFHGCGSVNRVTILCDKYTGHPKGFAYIEFADKESVRTAMALDESLFRGRQIKVGAKRTNRPGISTTDRGFPRARFRSRGGNFSSRARYYSGYTPPRGRGRAFRFQDQWRLTTPPQVAPAPPTVSAASLSLSAPAMHTHPILSVWGGGGGGQGDHRPAAGGIYYNSKR
- the pabpn1 gene encoding polyadenylate-binding protein 2 isoform X2; protein product: MAEFGNGLTEESLLDSDPGHPELEDPGVADEEPGLEEGEAAIEDPELEAIKARVREMEEEAEKLKELQNEVEKQMNLSPPPVGPVIMSIEEKMEADGRSIYVGNVDYGATAEELEAHFHGCGSVNRVTILCDKYTGHPKGFAYIEFADKESVRTAMALDESLFRGRQIKVGAKRTNRPGISTTDRGFPRARFRSRGGNFSSRARYYSGYTPPRGRGRAFRGRGRTTSWYSPY